One Nonomuraea angiospora DNA segment encodes these proteins:
- a CDS encoding iron chaperone: MSETKKTTAAGGKFDGFTDDERAAMKEHAQELKKAARRGAAAKAADAERDVLEKIAEMVDEDRVIAERIHAIVKASAPSLTAKLWYGQPAYAKDGKIVCFFQPSQKFKTRYSTLGFNDPANLDDGTMWPTAFALTELTAESEERISALVKQAAS; encoded by the coding sequence ATGAGCGAAACGAAGAAGACCACCGCGGCCGGCGGCAAGTTCGACGGGTTCACCGATGACGAGCGAGCCGCGATGAAGGAGCACGCCCAGGAGCTGAAGAAGGCCGCGCGCCGGGGCGCGGCCGCGAAGGCCGCCGACGCGGAGCGGGACGTGCTCGAGAAGATCGCCGAGATGGTGGATGAGGACCGGGTCATCGCCGAGCGCATCCACGCAATCGTCAAGGCCAGCGCCCCGTCCCTGACGGCGAAGCTCTGGTACGGGCAGCCCGCCTACGCCAAGGACGGCAAGATCGTCTGCTTCTTCCAGCCCTCGCAGAAGTTCAAGACGAGGTACTCGACCCTCGGCTTCAACGACCCGGCGAACCTCGACGACGGCACCATGTGGCCGACCGCCTTCGCCCTGACGGAGCTGACCGCCGAGAGCGAGGAGAGGATCAGCGCGCTCGTGAAGCAGGCGGCGAGCTGA
- a CDS encoding carboxymuconolactone decarboxylase family protein — MQPRMQNPAVILSGAMQPIQEIFKAVHSGGVEGQTLELVHLRVSQINGCSACVDGGVKTSRKAGVSEEKLATVAAWRETPYFTDEERAALALAEAATRLADRADAVNDEVWDTAATYFDEKQLAAIVLMIGVTNLFNRLNATTRQIAGAWG; from the coding sequence ATGCAGCCCCGTATGCAGAACCCCGCCGTCATCCTGTCCGGCGCGATGCAGCCCATCCAGGAGATCTTCAAGGCCGTGCACTCCGGCGGGGTCGAGGGGCAGACGCTGGAGCTGGTGCACCTGCGGGTCAGCCAGATCAACGGCTGCAGCGCCTGCGTGGACGGCGGCGTCAAGACCTCCCGCAAGGCCGGGGTGAGCGAGGAGAAGCTGGCCACGGTCGCCGCCTGGCGGGAGACCCCGTACTTCACCGACGAGGAGCGGGCGGCGCTCGCGCTCGCCGAGGCCGCCACCCGGCTGGCCGACCGCGCCGACGCCGTCAACGACGAGGTCTGGGACACCGCCGCCACCTACTTCGACGAGAAGCAGCTGGCCGCGATCGTCCTGATGATCGGAGTCACCAACCTGTTCAACCGGCTCAACGCCACCACCCGGCAGATCGCCGGCGCCTGGGGCTAG
- a CDS encoding tetratricopeptide repeat protein, whose product MAVHQKAAKAADPKDELAARLRLLQEVSERGVRALARDAGLSSSSLSRYLSGQTLPPWPAVVALCRLLKRDPRPLRPLWERASNPLPAPPKTSRQVQPPSPPAGAPRPPRNDLPRDVPDFTGREAQLAAVLAGVESSRVVAIDGMAGVGKTCLAVHAAHRLGADYPDAQLYLDLHGFTAGREPLGPDPALRALLAALDVPSEKIPQEGGIEPLAACWRSELAHRRAVVVLDNVADADQVRPLLPGAGPSVALITSRNRLLGLDEVPPVSLEVLTPQESAELLARASGDPGGPDSRLARDPESAAEVVRLCGQLPLALRLAAARLRHRPGWTVGILVERMAEGATEFDTAFAMSVRQLDRTQRRFFRLLGLMPGSTFDEYVAAALADIPLRSARAMLEDLLDAHLVQQPAAGRYRLHDLVRQHARRAAAEQDSPAELDQALRRVLDYYVHAAAAGDAAMSYLTPDRTVSAGPPPPELPRFAGKHAALYWFATEYTNLMAVFEAAVAAGADVHVCELPRFMRAFFARRCGTTHLNVLFERSLVAAQRLGDPVQLADAHSDLGFARYNAGRMAEAEAAYEAAAPLVSQTGDTRSEAELTMRRGYLRWDEGYVEEPLDLFRLAGKLYADAGCPTGAVHATAYEAWAMLQLGHREEAARLARAALDTPHTDPAWPPTLTARITLGVAIAPEAPGEALEHLEQALTLAREDGHKHNEAWCLNCMGVALRQMGRYEEALASHRQAFALLEELFEEHWKIHFLNGYAETCRLAGLPEEALRLHREALELAPKLGYRYAEALAHEGIAAVLDESDPPTAAEHRAAGQAILQELKPGT is encoded by the coding sequence GTGGCTGTGCACCAGAAGGCAGCGAAGGCCGCCGACCCGAAGGACGAGCTGGCCGCCCGCCTGCGCCTGCTCCAGGAGGTGTCGGAGCGCGGCGTGCGGGCCCTGGCCCGGGACGCCGGCCTCAGCTCGTCGTCGCTGTCGCGTTACCTCAGCGGCCAGACGCTGCCGCCCTGGCCCGCCGTGGTCGCGCTGTGCCGCCTCCTCAAGCGTGACCCCCGCCCGCTGCGCCCCCTCTGGGAGCGGGCCTCCAACCCCCTGCCGGCGCCCCCGAAGACCAGCCGCCAGGTCCAGCCCCCGTCGCCACCCGCCGGAGCTCCGCGCCCGCCCCGCAACGACCTGCCGCGTGACGTGCCCGACTTCACCGGACGCGAAGCCCAGCTCGCCGCCGTGCTCGCCGGCGTCGAAAGCAGCCGGGTGGTCGCCATCGACGGCATGGCGGGCGTCGGCAAGACCTGCCTGGCGGTCCACGCGGCCCACCGGCTGGGCGCCGACTACCCCGACGCCCAGCTCTACCTGGACCTGCACGGGTTCACCGCCGGGCGGGAGCCGCTCGGTCCCGACCCCGCGCTGCGGGCCCTGCTCGCCGCCCTCGACGTCCCCTCGGAGAAGATCCCGCAGGAGGGCGGCATCGAGCCGCTGGCCGCCTGCTGGCGCTCCGAGCTCGCCCACCGGCGGGCCGTCGTGGTCCTCGACAACGTCGCCGACGCCGACCAGGTCCGCCCGCTGCTGCCCGGCGCCGGCCCCTCCGTGGCCCTGATCACCAGCCGTAACCGGCTGCTGGGCCTGGACGAGGTGCCCCCGGTGTCGCTGGAGGTGCTGACCCCGCAGGAGAGCGCCGAGCTGCTGGCCCGCGCCAGCGGCGACCCGGGCGGGCCCGACAGCCGGCTGGCCCGCGACCCGGAGTCCGCCGCCGAGGTGGTGCGGCTGTGCGGCCAGCTGCCGCTGGCCCTGCGGCTGGCCGCGGCCCGGCTGCGGCACCGGCCGGGCTGGACCGTGGGCATCCTCGTCGAGCGGATGGCGGAGGGGGCCACCGAGTTCGACACGGCGTTCGCCATGTCCGTACGGCAACTGGACCGGACGCAGCGCCGCTTCTTCCGGCTGCTGGGCCTGATGCCCGGCTCCACCTTCGACGAGTACGTGGCGGCGGCGCTGGCGGACATACCGCTGCGCAGCGCCCGGGCGATGCTGGAGGACCTGCTCGACGCGCACCTGGTCCAGCAGCCGGCGGCCGGCCGCTACCGCCTGCACGACCTGGTACGCCAGCACGCGCGCCGGGCCGCCGCCGAGCAGGACTCACCGGCGGAGCTCGACCAGGCGCTGCGCCGGGTGCTCGACTACTACGTCCACGCGGCGGCCGCCGGCGACGCCGCCATGTCGTACCTGACCCCGGACCGGACGGTCTCCGCGGGCCCGCCTCCCCCTGAGCTGCCGCGGTTCGCTGGCAAGCACGCCGCCCTCTACTGGTTCGCCACCGAGTACACCAACCTGATGGCCGTCTTCGAGGCGGCCGTCGCGGCCGGGGCCGACGTGCACGTGTGCGAACTGCCGCGCTTCATGCGGGCGTTCTTCGCGCGGCGCTGCGGCACGACGCACCTCAACGTCCTGTTCGAGCGGTCGCTGGTCGCCGCGCAGCGCCTCGGCGATCCCGTGCAGCTCGCCGATGCGCACAGCGACCTGGGCTTCGCCCGGTACAACGCGGGCCGGATGGCGGAGGCGGAGGCCGCGTACGAGGCGGCGGCGCCGCTGGTGTCCCAGACCGGGGACACCAGGTCGGAGGCCGAGCTGACCATGCGCCGCGGCTACCTGAGGTGGGACGAGGGCTACGTCGAGGAGCCACTCGACCTCTTCCGGCTGGCGGGCAAGCTGTACGCGGACGCCGGCTGCCCGACGGGCGCGGTCCATGCGACCGCGTACGAGGCCTGGGCGATGCTGCAGCTGGGACACCGCGAGGAGGCCGCGCGGCTGGCCCGCGCGGCGCTGGACACGCCGCACACCGACCCCGCGTGGCCGCCCACGCTGACGGCCAGGATCACCCTCGGCGTGGCCATCGCCCCCGAGGCGCCCGGAGAGGCGCTGGAGCACCTGGAGCAGGCGCTGACGCTGGCCCGCGAGGACGGCCACAAGCACAACGAGGCGTGGTGCCTCAACTGCATGGGCGTCGCGCTGCGGCAGATGGGCCGGTACGAGGAGGCGCTGGCGAGCCACCGGCAGGCGTTCGCGCTGCTGGAGGAGCTGTTCGAGGAGCACTGGAAGATCCATTTCCTCAACGGCTACGCCGAGACCTGCCGCCTGGCGGGCCTGCCCGAGGAGGCCCTGCGCCTGCACCGGGAGGCCCTGGAGCTGGCCCCGAAACTGGGCTACCGGTACGCGGAGGCACTGGCCCACGAGGGGATCGCCGCGGTCCTCGACGAGAGCGACCCGCCCACGGCCGCCGAACACCGCGCGGCCGGCCAGGCCATCCTCCAGGAGCTCAAACCGGGGACCTGA
- a CDS encoding LamG-like jellyroll fold domain-containing protein: MRVVRGLLTAALILTSSPAVAARADEAPEPPKAVQEPPKAEESAVAAARSAGRPVEIESMRTETRQVFAKPDGTLSMEMNVRPVRVRQAGGWVPVDTTLRLNPDGSVSPAATAIGLRFSGGGDAPLAKLSRGAKSLELGWQGTLPKPTLNGDTATYAEVMPGVDLQVTADVDGFSHILVVKSRAAAQSMTELTFPLSASGLSVESDQAGNIEAVDKNEGTIFTAPTPKMWDSKGITSPQALKEGRSPEAREATMGVELAGRQLRLKPDRKMMTDPKTKFPVYLDPYFSAARNAWTAVWSNWPNSNYLNSSDVARVGHVESQKNRSFFQMNTGSTIHGKQIIKATLRTYETWSYSCSARKVEAWATNTISKATTWNKQPSWVKLLSTVNVAKGWGSSCLPGGVEFDVTPQVVDAAAKKWPNVTIGLRATSETDVYAWKKFKNNPSLVIEYNSIPSDPVAADAWSDPGGPCVSGDERPVISTATPKLWAKLKDTDNSVKGRFEWYNAAGTKTGEYVTATGSSGSAYYATIPVSLYADGALIRWRVRAEDGKANSAWSPWCEATVDATAPGREPVVTSPEYAEEGWNDGVGLAGTFKFDPNGVTDVAAYVYGLDTTPKSEVAPAADGTATIALTPRHDGPNVLSVRSKDRAGQLGPIRTYVFNVNSGRAPSGHWAMNEGQGGVTADAAGAHPATLYGTSWTTGRTGAGLKLANAYAQTSGPVTDTSRNFTVTAWARLTGNAATATVVTQEGSRTGGFTLQYSKSDDRWALLRPGSDADGAATVKALSAAAPRLNEWTHLAGVYDSAAGQISLYVNGKLESTVAATSPWNAAGPLTIGRGKVNGAAADHWAGDLDEVRVYGRAMFADELADLVNSAATLVGHWKLDEESGLTAADSSGRGTPATLSGGASWTAGWLDGALALDGVNGYAQAGGPAVNTRTGFTVAAWTQLDYLPTRDTAAVAQPGSRAAGFQLGFDKEQGRWTLGMAAADSDTAALARTRSDAIPTPLEWAHVAGVYDPLAGELRIYVNGQLQSATVTDHVSAWNATGPLQLGRTKAAGAFTGYWPGIVDDVRTYDGVLSAEQIAQLAAQ; the protein is encoded by the coding sequence ATGCGGGTAGTGCGTGGGCTGCTTACGGCGGCGCTGATCTTAACGAGCTCCCCGGCGGTCGCCGCCCGGGCCGACGAGGCGCCGGAGCCGCCGAAGGCCGTCCAGGAGCCGCCGAAGGCCGAGGAGTCCGCGGTCGCGGCCGCTCGCAGCGCCGGCCGGCCGGTGGAGATCGAATCGATGCGTACGGAGACCCGCCAGGTCTTCGCCAAACCGGACGGCACGCTCTCGATGGAGATGAACGTCCGCCCGGTGCGCGTCCGGCAGGCGGGCGGCTGGGTCCCCGTCGACACCACGCTCCGCCTCAACCCCGACGGCTCGGTCAGCCCGGCCGCGACGGCGATCGGGCTGAGGTTCTCCGGCGGCGGCGACGCCCCGCTGGCCAAGCTGTCGCGCGGCGCCAAGTCCCTGGAGCTGGGCTGGCAGGGCACGCTGCCCAAGCCCACGCTGAACGGCGACACCGCCACCTACGCCGAGGTCATGCCAGGCGTGGACCTCCAGGTCACCGCGGACGTGGACGGCTTCTCCCACATCCTGGTGGTCAAGTCCCGGGCCGCCGCGCAGAGCATGACGGAGCTGACGTTCCCGCTGTCGGCCTCCGGCCTGTCGGTCGAGTCGGACCAGGCGGGCAACATCGAGGCCGTCGACAAGAACGAGGGCACGATCTTCACCGCGCCCACCCCGAAGATGTGGGACTCCAAGGGCATCACGAGCCCGCAGGCGCTCAAGGAGGGCCGCTCCCCGGAGGCGCGCGAGGCGACGATGGGCGTGGAGCTGGCGGGCAGGCAACTGCGGCTCAAGCCCGACAGAAAGATGATGACGGACCCGAAGACCAAGTTCCCCGTCTATCTCGACCCGTACTTCTCGGCCGCCCGCAACGCCTGGACGGCGGTCTGGAGCAACTGGCCCAACTCCAACTACCTCAACTCCAGCGACGTCGCCCGGGTCGGCCACGTCGAGTCGCAGAAGAACCGCTCGTTCTTCCAGATGAACACCGGCTCGACCATCCACGGCAAGCAGATCATCAAGGCGACGCTGCGCACGTACGAGACGTGGTCGTACTCCTGCAGCGCCCGCAAGGTCGAAGCCTGGGCCACCAACACCATCAGCAAGGCCACGACCTGGAACAAGCAGCCGTCGTGGGTCAAGCTGCTGTCCACGGTGAACGTGGCCAAGGGCTGGGGCTCGTCCTGCCTGCCCGGCGGCGTCGAGTTCGACGTCACCCCGCAGGTCGTGGACGCCGCCGCCAAGAAGTGGCCCAACGTCACGATCGGCCTGCGGGCCACCAGCGAGACCGACGTGTACGCCTGGAAGAAGTTCAAGAACAACCCGAGCCTGGTCATCGAGTACAACTCGATCCCGTCCGACCCGGTGGCCGCCGACGCCTGGTCGGACCCGGGCGGCCCCTGCGTCTCCGGTGACGAGCGGCCGGTCATCAGCACGGCCACCCCCAAGCTGTGGGCCAAGCTCAAGGACACCGACAACTCGGTCAAGGGCCGCTTCGAGTGGTACAACGCCGCCGGCACGAAGACCGGCGAGTACGTCACCGCGACCGGTTCGTCCGGCTCCGCCTACTACGCGACGATCCCGGTCAGCCTGTACGCGGACGGCGCGCTGATCCGCTGGCGGGTCCGGGCCGAGGACGGCAAGGCCAACAGCGCCTGGAGCCCCTGGTGCGAGGCCACCGTGGACGCCACCGCCCCCGGCAGGGAGCCGGTCGTGACCTCGCCCGAGTACGCCGAGGAGGGCTGGAACGACGGCGTCGGCCTGGCCGGCACCTTCAAGTTCGACCCCAACGGCGTCACCGACGTGGCCGCGTACGTCTACGGCCTGGACACCACGCCCAAGTCCGAGGTCGCGCCCGCCGCGGACGGCACGGCCACGATCGCGCTCACCCCGCGCCACGACGGCCCCAACGTCCTGTCGGTACGCAGCAAGGACCGCGCGGGCCAGCTCGGCCCGATCCGCACCTACGTCTTCAACGTCAACTCGGGCCGCGCGCCCAGCGGCCACTGGGCCATGAACGAGGGCCAGGGCGGCGTCACCGCCGACGCCGCCGGCGCGCACCCCGCCACCCTGTACGGGACGTCGTGGACCACCGGCAGGACCGGCGCGGGGCTGAAGCTGGCCAACGCCTACGCCCAGACCTCCGGCCCCGTCACGGACACCAGCCGAAACTTCACCGTCACGGCCTGGGCCCGCCTGACCGGCAACGCGGCCACCGCCACGGTCGTCACCCAGGAAGGCTCCAGGACCGGCGGCTTCACACTCCAGTACTCCAAGTCCGACGACCGCTGGGCCCTGCTCCGCCCGGGCTCCGACGCCGACGGCGCCGCGACGGTCAAGGCCCTGTCGGCCGCCGCTCCCAGGCTGAACGAGTGGACCCACCTGGCCGGCGTCTACGACTCCGCCGCGGGCCAGATCTCCCTCTACGTCAACGGCAAGCTCGAATCCACGGTCGCCGCCACCTCACCGTGGAACGCGGCCGGACCCCTCACCATCGGCCGCGGCAAGGTCAACGGCGCGGCGGCGGACCACTGGGCGGGCGACCTCGACGAGGTCCGCGTCTACGGCCGCGCCATGTTCGCCGACGAGCTCGCCGACCTGGTCAACAGCGCTGCCACGCTGGTCGGCCACTGGAAGCTGGATGAGGAGTCCGGCCTGACGGCCGCCGACTCGTCGGGCAGGGGGACGCCCGCGACCCTGTCCGGCGGGGCCTCGTGGACGGCCGGCTGGCTGGACGGCGCTCTCGCGCTCGACGGCGTCAACGGCTACGCCCAGGCCGGCGGGCCCGCGGTCAACACCAGGACGGGGTTCACCGTGGCCGCCTGGACACAGCTCGACTACCTGCCCACCCGCGACACCGCCGCCGTGGCCCAGCCCGGCAGCCGGGCCGCCGGCTTCCAGCTCGGCTTCGACAAGGAGCAGGGCCGCTGGACCCTGGGCATGGCCGCCGCCGACAGCGACACCGCCGCACTCGCCCGCACCCGCTCCGACGCCATCCCGACCCCGCTGGAGTGGGCGCACGTGGCCGGCGTGTACGACCCGCTCGCCGGGGAGCTGCGCATCTACGTCAACGGCCAGCTGCAGTCCGCGACCGTCACCGACCACGTCAGCGCATGGAACGCCACCGGCCCGCTCCAGCTCGGACGGACCAAGGCGGCGGGCGCCTTCACCGGCTACTGGCCGGGGATCGTGGACGACGTCCGCACGTACGACGGCGTGCTGAGCGCCGAGCAGATCGCTCAGCTGGCCGCCCAGTAG
- a CDS encoding DinB family protein has product MTWTAPDVERGSRTDMACGEREMLDDWLKLRRVFLLRKCAGLTSEQLKTASVEPSNLTLLGLLRHMTEVERWWFREKFLHENLPELHITEEYEDGDFDLVADADAEADYAAFLAETAACDAAVADIDLDELADDPRAPTGKVSLRWIYIHLLEEYAQHTGHADLIRERIDGTTGA; this is encoded by the coding sequence ATGACGTGGACAGCACCCGACGTAGAGCGGGGATCTCGGACGGACATGGCCTGTGGCGAACGCGAGATGCTGGATGACTGGTTGAAGCTCCGCCGGGTGTTCCTGCTGCGCAAATGCGCCGGCCTCACCTCCGAGCAACTGAAGACCGCCTCCGTGGAGCCGTCCAACCTGACGCTGCTCGGCCTCCTGCGACACATGACGGAAGTCGAGCGCTGGTGGTTCCGGGAGAAGTTCCTGCACGAAAACTTGCCTGAGCTGCACATCACGGAGGAGTACGAAGACGGCGACTTCGACCTGGTGGCCGACGCCGACGCCGAGGCGGACTACGCCGCCTTCCTCGCGGAGACGGCTGCCTGCGACGCCGCGGTTGCGGACATCGACCTCGATGAGCTGGCCGACGACCCCCGGGCGCCGACCGGCAAGGTCAGCCTCCGCTGGATCTACATCCACCTCCTGGAGGAGTACGCGCAGCACACCGGGCACGCCGACCTGATTCGGGAGCGCATCGATGGGACCACGGGAGCGTAG
- a CDS encoding winged helix-turn-helix transcriptional regulator yields METRRIDPVNCSVARALSVVGERWSLLIVREALDGARRFGEFHSRLGIARNLLATRLETLVTAGVMRRVPYQEPGDRQRFAYELTEQGRALRPTLVALLEWGDTYLADPQGPSVIVRHRPVDDASSCDEPVKVVLECAAGHSHLAPEAVCRTPGPGARFVESS; encoded by the coding sequence ATGGAGACGCGGCGAATCGACCCAGTGAACTGCTCGGTGGCGCGCGCCCTCTCGGTGGTGGGGGAGCGCTGGTCGCTGCTGATCGTTCGTGAAGCGCTGGACGGCGCGCGCCGGTTCGGAGAGTTCCACTCCCGCCTCGGGATCGCCAGGAATCTCCTGGCGACTCGGCTCGAGACCTTGGTGACCGCGGGAGTGATGCGCCGCGTGCCCTATCAGGAGCCTGGGGATCGGCAGCGCTTCGCCTACGAGCTCACCGAGCAGGGCCGGGCGTTGCGGCCCACGCTCGTGGCGCTCCTGGAATGGGGCGACACGTACCTCGCCGACCCGCAGGGCCCGTCGGTCATCGTCCGGCACCGGCCCGTCGACGATGCGAGCTCCTGCGACGAGCCGGTCAAGGTCGTCCTCGAGTGCGCTGCGGGGCACAGCCACCTCGCCCCGGAAGCCGTCTGCCGCACGCCCGGGCCGGGCGCGCGCTTCGTGGAAAGCTCCTGA
- a CDS encoding tautomerase family protein — MPMLDVYIPDGALQPDAEAALLNRITEILVRNEGFDPADPVSRSVSWLWLHRPAGIYVGGEPADAPRYKVVPSVPEGQLDEQKRASVIAEVTEAILDAENGAWPRDASRIWVFPTEIPEGHWGGWGQIRPLATILARLTGDDTKRARTLARERIAATRAEHARLP; from the coding sequence ATGCCCATGCTCGACGTGTACATTCCCGACGGCGCGCTCCAGCCGGACGCCGAGGCGGCCCTGCTGAACCGCATCACCGAGATCCTCGTCCGCAACGAGGGATTCGACCCCGCCGACCCGGTGAGCCGTTCCGTCTCCTGGCTCTGGCTGCACCGACCGGCCGGCATCTACGTCGGCGGAGAACCCGCGGACGCACCTCGCTACAAGGTCGTCCCGTCCGTCCCCGAGGGCCAGCTCGACGAGCAGAAGCGTGCGAGCGTCATCGCCGAGGTCACCGAGGCAATCCTCGACGCGGAGAACGGCGCCTGGCCGCGTGACGCCAGCCGGATCTGGGTGTTCCCCACCGAGATCCCCGAGGGTCACTGGGGCGGCTGGGGCCAGATCAGGCCGCTCGCAACGATCCTCGCCCGACTCACCGGTGACGACACCAAGCGGGCCCGTACGCTCGCGCGTGAGCGGATCGCTGCCACCCGAGCCGAACACGCCCGCCTGCCCTGA
- a CDS encoding transposase: protein MSFQRIKTWKTSRDRDYATKKARVEHLYAIADGEVMPEEGEPEVVFCLDEFGPPNLQSRPGRQWAERGGRHEEPGREPRPRRRATYTRPHGVRHLFAAYDLGKDKLYGHIKPRKHRTRFLEFCRYLRGLYAPEIRIAFVLDNCQFTALRYFTLDGTDRATHKEQGSMIRRYIIWRNQHATDERLREVVAKANVA, encoded by the coding sequence GTGTCGTTTCAGCGCATAAAGACCTGGAAGACGTCCCGCGACCGGGACTACGCCACGAAGAAGGCCCGCGTCGAGCACCTCTACGCGATCGCCGACGGCGAGGTCATGCCAGAGGAGGGTGAGCCTGAAGTCGTCTTCTGCCTGGACGAGTTCGGCCCGCCTAACCTCCAGTCCCGCCCTGGGCGGCAGTGGGCCGAGCGCGGTGGGCGGCACGAGGAGCCCGGCCGGGAACCGAGGCCCCGCCGACGGGCGACCTACACCCGCCCGCACGGGGTCAGACACCTGTTCGCCGCCTACGACCTGGGCAAAGACAAGCTCTACGGCCACATCAAGCCGAGGAAGCACCGGACCAGGTTCCTAGAATTCTGCCGCTATCTGCGCGGTCTCTACGCGCCCGAGATCCGCATCGCGTTCGTGCTCGACAACTGCCAGTTCACCGCCCTGCGCTACTTCACCCTGGACGGCACCGACCGCGCCACCCACAAAGAGCAGGGCAGCATGATCCGCCGTTACATCATCTGGCGGAACCAGCACGCCACCGACGAACGCCTCCGCGAGGTCGTGGCCAAGGCCAACGTCGCCTGA
- a CDS encoding Rrf2 family transcriptional regulator, with the protein MSLSSRSAVAIHALTMLGRWDRSLTSAEIADSLASNPVLVRRILGSLRDAGLVWSTEGRGGGWSLARPAREITLYDAHVAVEAGPILSRHTHPPSEACEVGRHMQTLLETEFREAEQAMQERLGQTTIAHLVHQVLTKERKPATRQQ; encoded by the coding sequence GTGAGCCTCAGCAGCAGGAGCGCTGTCGCGATTCATGCGCTCACGATGCTGGGTCGCTGGGATCGCTCGCTGACCTCGGCCGAGATCGCCGACAGCCTGGCGAGCAATCCAGTGCTCGTGCGACGCATCCTCGGCAGCCTGCGGGATGCGGGTCTGGTGTGGTCGACGGAAGGTCGCGGGGGCGGATGGTCGCTCGCTCGTCCCGCTCGCGAGATCACGCTCTACGACGCACATGTCGCCGTGGAGGCAGGGCCGATCCTGTCGCGGCACACCCATCCACCCAGCGAGGCGTGCGAGGTCGGCCGCCACATGCAGACCCTCCTTGAGACGGAGTTCCGGGAGGCCGAACAGGCCATGCAGGAGCGACTGGGCCAGACGACCATCGCCCACCTGGTCCATCAGGTGCTGACCAAAGAGCGCAAACCGGCGACACGACAGCAGTAG
- a CDS encoding MFS transporter, which produces MTTTSSRTGRTGSAPALLAVLTPAMLATVIASDMVNLMLPSIGEEFGASEAELAWVVTGFLLMFSVGIPFYGRISDQVSLRRLFCFALVTYAAGSLISALAPGLLVLVLGRIVMGVGAAGLPVLSIIAVTRLMPKDKRGMGIGVVSAATGIGTAAGPALGGGIGQFLGWPALFWMMLVVALALVPAAWRVLPGERPAGAGRFDLPGGILLGLGAGLILFGITQAQVAGVAAPSSWVSLVVAVVAFVLFGWRTVRLPDPFVPPALFAGPIYRAAVVVAFLAMVVNLGGMVFVPLLVVDVNGLEPGAGALVMVPAGVAVAVLSPLIGRLADRIATRRLVLAGLVAVGLFSLFLSTFAGGSSVIPAGLGILGLSVGFFFVLTPIISAAASALPPDQAGVGLGILQGAQFLGAGTGPALLGVLVSARQQTGADAFNPLHTGQDGAAYSDVFLAMAVIVALAVIAASRMRPAATSSHPDSRSVRGGSR; this is translated from the coding sequence ATGACAACCACATCGAGCAGAACAGGACGAACCGGTTCTGCGCCGGCACTGCTGGCTGTGTTGACGCCGGCGATGCTCGCCACGGTCATCGCCAGTGACATGGTCAATCTGATGCTCCCGTCGATCGGTGAGGAGTTCGGGGCTTCAGAGGCCGAGCTCGCCTGGGTTGTCACCGGCTTCCTGCTGATGTTCTCGGTCGGCATCCCGTTCTACGGCCGCATCTCCGACCAGGTCAGTCTCCGACGCCTGTTCTGCTTCGCATTGGTGACTTACGCCGCGGGGAGCCTGATCTCCGCGCTTGCGCCGGGGCTCCTGGTGCTCGTGCTCGGCCGGATCGTGATGGGGGTGGGCGCGGCCGGGTTGCCCGTGCTGTCGATCATCGCCGTCACCAGGCTGATGCCCAAGGACAAGCGAGGGATGGGGATCGGCGTCGTGTCCGCGGCCACAGGGATCGGCACCGCCGCGGGACCGGCCCTCGGTGGTGGGATCGGCCAGTTCCTCGGCTGGCCCGCACTGTTCTGGATGATGCTCGTGGTCGCGCTGGCGCTGGTTCCCGCGGCGTGGCGCGTGCTACCAGGCGAGCGCCCGGCCGGCGCGGGCCGCTTCGATCTTCCGGGTGGCATCCTGCTCGGGCTCGGCGCCGGGCTGATCTTGTTCGGGATCACCCAGGCACAGGTCGCCGGTGTCGCGGCCCCGTCGTCCTGGGTCAGCCTCGTGGTGGCCGTGGTGGCGTTCGTGCTGTTCGGGTGGCGTACGGTCCGCCTCCCGGATCCGTTCGTCCCGCCCGCACTGTTCGCCGGCCCGATCTACCGGGCCGCGGTCGTCGTCGCGTTCCTGGCCATGGTCGTCAATCTGGGTGGCATGGTGTTCGTTCCGCTGCTCGTGGTGGACGTCAACGGTCTCGAGCCGGGGGCGGGCGCCCTGGTGATGGTCCCGGCCGGAGTCGCGGTCGCCGTCCTCTCGCCGTTGATCGGTCGCCTCGCCGACCGCATCGCCACCCGGCGGCTCGTGCTGGCGGGGCTGGTGGCCGTGGGGCTGTTCTCCCTGTTCCTCTCTACCTTCGCGGGAGGCAGTTCGGTGATCCCCGCAGGGCTCGGGATCCTCGGGCTCAGTGTCGGCTTCTTCTTCGTGTTGACCCCGATCATCAGCGCGGCCGCGAGTGCGCTTCCGCCCGACCAGGCCGGCGTCGGGCTCGGAATCCTGCAAGGAGCCCAGTTCCTCGGCGCCGGCACCGGCCCCGCCCTCCTCGGCGTGCTGGTGAGCGCGCGGCAGCAAACCGGTGCTGACGCCTTCAACCCCCTCCATACCGGGCAAGACGGTGCTGCCTATTCCGATGTCTTTCTGGCCATGGCCGTGATCGTCGCCCTCGCAGTGATTGCCGCGTCCAGGATGCGTCCGGCAGCCACCTCGTCCCACCCCGATTCCCGGTCAGTTCGAGGAGGATCGCGTTGA